DNA from Krasilnikovia cinnamomea:
CCAACGCGTGCCGGTCACCGACGAGCTCGGCCAGGGCGGCGACGGTTGCGGCCGAGAAGGTGGCGGTCTCGGCCGCCGACAGCCACAGCACCTGCCAGCCGGCCTCCTCCCGGACCACCCTCGCCACCTCGATCAGCAGCCGGGTCTTGCCGACCCCGGTCACACCGACCACCGCGGCCAGCCGTTGACCGTCCACTGTGAGCAGTTCCGTCAGCGCCGATACCTCGGCGTCGCGTCCGATGATCGGGGTGACCGGCACCGGCGGGTGCAGTCGGGTCGCGTCGACCCGGTCCGCGGCCGTCGGCTCGGGCCCGCCCCGCCCGGCCAGCTCGAAGTCGGCGCGGTGCGGCCCGTCCAGGCGCAGCACGTCGGCCAGCAGCCGGACCGTGTCGGGACGCGGCCGCTGCGCCCGACCGCGCTCGAGGTCACGGATCGCTCGGACGCTGAGCGTCGAGAAGTCCGCCAGCTGCTGCTGCGTCAGCCGTACCCGGATGCGGTGGCGCCGTAGCAGTGTGCCGAAGTCTCCCACGGCGTGTTGGGTGTACATACCGCCCTCCCTGGTTGGCGCCCGCTGAGCTCACGACCGGGGTGTCGCCCCGGGTCGCCGCCGACGGTGCCACCCGCGCCGCCCACCGGACAGGGGATCGCCCTCCCCATATTCGGGGCCGGCCGCCGGCCCCGACCCGCCGCGGGCGCTTCGCGCCCGTTCCGCCGCGCCGCGGCGCGGCGGAACGCGCCGCCGCCCGGGCGGTTGACGCGCGGCTGACCTGCGATGTTGCGATGACGCTCCGAATCTGGGCAATGACTACCCATGTGGGTACGGGCGGGGGGATGCGAACCTAGGGTCGTGATCAACACCGCCGACCTTCCGCCGCGGTGGTGGGCGGCCGGCCGCAACGGAGCCGACCGGCTCGCCACCAGCGGACGCCCGGACTGGGCTCACCTCGTCGAGCGGGCCGTCGCGGGCGCGCCCACCCGGGCCGTGGCCGGCCGGGCAGACGACGACTGGCGGGAGGCGTTCGCCGGCGCGTTGCGACCGCTCGTGGACGTGGCCCGCGACCGCGTCGAGCGGCGCGTCGCCGCCACCGCCGACGTCGACCTGGCCGCGGTGTGCGCGCGGTGGGCCGCCGGGCAGGGGCGGCGCCTGGCGACGTTGGCCGCCCGGACGCTGGTGCTGGAACTGCACGAGGCCCGCCAGGGCGGCCGGCTGGCGGGCGCCACGGGGCCGGAACGGTTCGCCGCGTTCGCCGCCGCTCTCGGGACCCGGTTTGGTCTCGCCGGCCTGTTCGGACGGTACCCCGTCCTGGCCCGGCTGCTGGGACAGCAGGTCCTCGACGCGGCCGACGCCCTGGCCGAGACGATCGAGCGGTACGCGGCCGACCGGTCGGCGATACGGCGGCTGCGGGGCGACGCGGACCCCGGCCCGCTGACCGAGGTCCAGCCCTGCGGCGACCCCCACGCCGGTGGGCGTACGGTCGCGCTGCTGCGGTTCGCCGGCGGCGCCACGGTGGTCTACAAGCCGCGACCGCTCACCCTGCACCGCCGGTTCAACGACCTGGTCGGCTGGCTCAACAACCGGGTCACCGGGTTGGACCTGGCCACGGTGGCGACGGTGACCCGACCCGGATACGGCTGGCAGGAGTACGTCCGCGCGCGGCCGTGCGCCGACGCCGCCGAGGTCGGACTCTTCTACCGCCGGCAGGGCGCGCTGCTGGCCCTGCTGTACGCGCTGGACGGCACGGACATGCACTGCGAGAACGTCCTGGCGTGCGGTGCCCAGCCGCTGCTGGTGGACGTCGAGACCCTGTTCCATCCGGACCTGTTGCCGCCCTCCGGGGCCGGCCCCGATCCGGCCGCTCGCGCCCTGACCCGTTCGGTACGGCGTACCGGGCTGCTGCCCACCGGGCTGCCGGGCGAGCACGGCGCGGTCGACCGGTCCGGGCTCGGCGGCGAGCGGTACCCGGCCGAGGTGGTGACGTGGGCCGATCCGGGAACCGACCGGATGCGCCTGGTCCGCCGCGTCGCCCCGGTCGCCGCCGCGGACAACCGTCCCCGGCTGGGGGAGCGGGCCCAGGATCCGGGCGCGCACCATGAGGACCTGCTGGCCGGCTTCCGGGCCGCGTACGACGCGATCGCGGCGCACGGCGACGAGCTGGTGGACCGCCTGTCCGGGTGCGCCGCGGCACCGATGCGCGTGGTGGCCCGGCCGAGCGAGGTCTACGCCCGGCTGTTGGACGAGTCGACACATCCCGACGTGCTGCGTGACGCGCGCGACCGGGACCGCGCGTTCGCGCTGCTGTGGGACGACTCCGCGGAGGACCCGGAGCGCGAGCGGCTGGTTCCCGCCGAACTGGACGACCTGTGGCGTGGCGACGTCCCGCTGTTCACCGGCCGGGCGGACAGCCGGGATCTGTGGACGGCGGACGGTCGCCGGCTGCCCGCGGCGCTGCCGGTCACGGGGTTGTCGGCGGCCGTCGGCAAGATCCGGGCGATGGGGCCGCGGGACCGGCGCGAGCAGGAGTGGGTGATCGCGGCGTCGCTGGCCACCCGTACCGGAACGGTCCGGCACGACAGCCTGTCGCACGCCCCGGCGCGGCCGCCGTCGGCCTGGTCGGCTGCGGCCGGCCGGGGCGGGGACGACGACGGCCGGTCGCCGGGCCGGTTGCTGGCGGCCGCCGAACGCATCGCCGCCGAGCTGGCCGACAGCGCGCACCGTGACGGGCAGCGGGCGAACTGGGCCGGGCTGGTGCGCCTGGACAACCGGCACTGGGCGCTCGCCCCGTTGAGCGCCGGGCTCGGCGAGGGGTATCCGG
Protein-coding regions in this window:
- a CDS encoding type 2 lanthipeptide synthetase LanM family protein — translated: MINTADLPPRWWAAGRNGADRLATSGRPDWAHLVERAVAGAPTRAVAGRADDDWREAFAGALRPLVDVARDRVERRVAATADVDLAAVCARWAAGQGRRLATLAARTLVLELHEARQGGRLAGATGPERFAAFAAALGTRFGLAGLFGRYPVLARLLGQQVLDAADALAETIERYAADRSAIRRLRGDADPGPLTEVQPCGDPHAGGRTVALLRFAGGATVVYKPRPLTLHRRFNDLVGWLNNRVTGLDLATVATVTRPGYGWQEYVRARPCADAAEVGLFYRRQGALLALLYALDGTDMHCENVLACGAQPLLVDVETLFHPDLLPPSGAGPDPAARALTRSVRRTGLLPTGLPGEHGAVDRSGLGGERYPAEVVTWADPGTDRMRLVRRVAPVAAADNRPRLGERAQDPGAHHEDLLAGFRAAYDAIAAHGDELVDRLSGCAAAPMRVVARPSEVYARLLDESTHPDVLRDARDRDRAFALLWDDSAEDPERERLVPAELDDLWRGDVPLFTGRADSRDLWTADGRRLPAALPVTGLSAAVGKIRAMGPRDRREQEWVIAASLATRTGTVRHDSLSHAPARPPSAWSAAAGRGGDDDGRSPGRLLAAAERIAAELADSAHRDGQRANWAGLVRLDNRHWALAPLSAGLGEGYPGIALFLAELSALTGERRYDELVRAALHPVPRLLHRLAGDQDLIDAVGCGFFEGLGGIAYVLARTATLLRDAELGRWCAAAVELTADVRTDDGDDERAGLAAGLAGGLVAMRAVHAQTGLPSAGRLADAFAARLPELPAPPGAGLPWGAVGVAWALRGHAAVDRLATHAVPPAPAVGRAAAAGTDGPVSVGWCGALAGAALTDMDGAAAHRYVAAVAGAAVSPDLSLCHGELGVVEVLTALDGAGLPGARAARERRTDAVLTALERGRAGCGTPGGVPSPGLFTGLAGLGYGLLRIGYGERVPSVLLR